TCCAGGTACAATGAAATATGGCACCATGATAAATGTCAGTAATCCAGTCATGATTCTGCCTCCTCCAAATGTCCCATCTATTAACACACATTCACATAGCAAAACTGACTTCATTGGTCACATGACACTGCTGGGGAATCCCTTGAACATAGGAACTAACCTTTGTCCATGAGAACTCAGTAAAATTCAAAGTGCAGTAACTTAATTACTGCTAAGCATTAAAAtttcaattacattttttttcctttttgcctAAACAATctcaaaaaattaaaccatttGGCTAAATTAAGACATTCAAGTCTGGCTCACTTCCTGTAACAggaatacacatttttttttttttacaaataaaacataGCAGTATGCAAATCAAGTCCCTCCAAAATATTTTCAACCGTTTTAAGCGCTCTACTTGTAtcaaatgatatttttttaCAGTCTTTCATGGTTAGTAGGCAAAACGTTTATGTAGGTGAGGTTTGTACAGAAGCGCAAAGATCGAATGGTAAAAATGGCAGGACTCTTAGCTGATGCCATCAAATCCCAGACCACATCCAAAGCCAGAAATGTGCAGATCACATCACAAGCCGCTAATGCACGTGCTATGAGTCACGTTTATAGTGAAGGTGCATTTTGGGTAAGGGACGAAGTCCAGACCGTGTCTTGGAAGATGGGAGATTAAGTGAAGTGGAACGTAATGCCCCTCCTTAGCTTCCTGGGTGATAATGTTAAATGACTAATGTTATGCTTTTGGTTCACTGTCCAGGTACATGGATAACAGCATAGGTCCTCTCTCAAATGTATGCAAGGACCAGTCACTCCTTATATATTCCTACAAATGTGAAAATTAGACACTGtaaaaatataatacataatCCATAAACAAATCTATGGTTTAttcaagggaaaaaaatatataccagTAAATACTACTGAGTTCTGAGGGAGGGACATGCAAAACTATTTTGGCTGAAATAATATTCAGTTAGACAGACGGCAATTACACACCGCAGCCAGAAGCATCCAAGAATCATGTAATTCTGGCCGAAACATAAGAAAAATTTCCTGCTTCAAAACATAAAATCTGTATCATTAAATAAATGTCCTGGAAAAAAAGCTCCTTATATTACAAATCTGCAAGTTCAAAGGGAGAAGCCCATTTAGCCTCAGCCTGGTTTATCAGACCTATAAATTCAACCCTCCTCCTGGCAAAAATAATCtatttatgcccccccccccccccccaggtaatGGGATGTACAGCTCGTCATCGTTCTTAGTTCCGTCCTGCCTAGCCCTCATACAATCCCCTTCCTGTACCTTCCCTTTCCTCCAATAGTCCACAGTTTTATTCCTGCCTTGCAAACAGGCTGAGCCACCGACCAACAGCCCACGAGGCACCGACCAGGCCAAGCCCACACTGGGCACATGTGGACTGGGGCAGTggccctgcctctgctgcctgtccTCCACTGCGAGCCTCCACACCACAGGATTGGGTTTCGTTATGCAAATTTATAAGTGCAAAAGCGAGTCCAATGCtagcctcctcttcctcttttcgAAAGGGCACTGACCCCCTCTTCCTCAGGCGTTCCCCCCCTGTGTCCCTCTTCCTTGGAATTTCCAGTATTACAGTTTGGCTCGCTGAAAGAACGCCTGTCAGAAGAGAGAGGGGTCAGAAAACGTTACCACTACTGGCATCTTGCCAGGCtggtggcatggggggggggcggggggggggctaagcTGGGGATCTGCGCCAATCATACCTTTATGTAATTCTTGAAGACCTTTGAATCTGGCTGCTGAAGCACCTGGCAGAGCTCCTGAAATGGACGGATCATTTAGACACAGGGAGCATTACCTGGGATTGTTTCCTGTTCGGACGGAGCCATACCTGAATGATGTCTGGGGTCACCTGCAGAGAGGGCAGGTACTCCTGCTGTAGGTACTGAATGAACTCTGGTCCCTGCAAACACATTGGCATTAAGTTCCAGTCAATGGAGACCAACACTTCAATACTCCCACAAACTCCATGTTAAATTAAGTGTCCATCTTTTAGGGGTTGGGGAAATCAATTCTGTTACAAAATTTGTAGAAATTATGtccatttttaaatatgaatttaaaTGCAGGTTGCTACAATTATGCTGTTCACATTTGTTACTGGCCCAGTTTAGTTAACGTTATCATGAATGTTAGGGTTATCAAGCAGAGACTATTCCAGCACTGTTTCAGTTTAAGTCCAAATTTTGGGCCAACTGTGGATCCTATATGGTAAACAGACACCTAGACCTGAGTATCACAATCTAACAGCAAACACTCAATGTGACCCTCACCCTTTTCAGATGAATCATCTTCAGCGTCAGGGCACACTCAGACAACGTCTGAAACGCAAAGTCATGTGTCAGGGATAATTATAAGATGCAAAATTATGGTAAAGACTTGCGCCCAAAGTTTATATCTGAGAAACTGATGACGTACCAACATGGTTTGGGCATCTGACAGGTCAAAGGTCGGCttgagaggagccaggaagCAGGCTGGCACAATGTGTTTATAGATGAAGTCTGGAAACCCCACTAATCCATCTTTTCCCCCTGTAAAGAGAAGGAATAAGGAGCATATCCACCAACCTCACTGTGTAACCCTGTATACATTGGCTAGAAGGATTTGGCCTCATCCATTGAGTTTAAATTGCTGTTTCTGCCATAATCATATACAGAAACAAACATATACAATACTGTTATCATAGGTATTTGCCATTAATGTTTATGGATTACTAAAACGTCAAGAAATACCTACTATTGTATAAATATAGTTTAAAACCTATTTAGAAATATGCAATATATGCCAGCTGAGTAAGGTGATGTTTCTTACCCCAAAGCTCTACCAGTTTGGAGAGGATGATGAAGCAGGTTTTCTGTGCTATGGGGTCAGGGATGTCGACAGCCCCCTGGATTATGGTGAAGAGGACCCTCTCGATGTTTTCCAGCTCTGGACAGACATACAATCCAGAGAACATCAACTGTATTAACAGGCCCAGGTCAGAGGTTATGGGCAGGAGCCAAGCGATGAAGGACCCCGGGGgcgtagagcagtgtttcctaagCCGGtcccggattgggaaacactggtttagaggCTTCTAGGTCAAGCCACAGGACTTCTTACTGGTGCACCTTTAGGTGAGTTCTGCAAGCCTTTATTAAAAAAGGCCATCTTACAAACTCTATCCATTTATACCGTAATCCCTTCACATTCGCGATTTCAGTTATCTGTGATTCAGCCAGGAAGTGTTAAAACAGGAGTAATTTTGGAGCTTGCCGAAAGATCGCAGGAATCCATGCATGACGCGCAAGCCAAAAGCAATACTAAAAATGATTTAGATCACATAAAAGTatataatgcataaatattcGCAATATTTCTTAGTGTATATCTTTTATATTAAAAGTCTCTATATCTTTCTCTCAGCATCCAGCCTCACTCATGTAACTCTTTGTGACTTTGGAATCTCGCATTTCTCACAATAATTGTTAAACTTTTCAGTGccattaattttgcattttaatgagTCCAAAGCACAGTGCTCTCAGTGCGCACAGTAGTAATTTTGCACATATAAGGGCATAATTTAGATGATTTGTATATTACATAAAAAGGTCTTGATGGGAAATGATGGTAATTTGACATGCAAAGGGCACTGGAATTGCAGTTAATATCTcgtttgtgctgtgtgctgggACAAACAAACAGTTTCATGTTATGAGATAAATTTTACTGCACCTGGTGTGTAGGTAAATGACTTGACCTTGAATGGCTCTCTAGCTCTGCTGGCTGAGAGGGGGAGACTGAATATGGATTTAGCTCCTGTTTCATTCTGCTCATAGACATCACTAAGCATTTGTTTTGCTGTGTTCATATACATATCATACTTAACTAGTTTCACTATGTTTACACGTAAAACATGTGTATGTGTACTGTAATTGTAGCAATAGAAGTTACAGTATAATTATCAATACTTATGTAAAAGGAAATAATTATTCCAATTTATCATGATAAACAATCATCCCTTTGAAATGTTTACTCCCATTATCAGGTTAATTGAAAACTGAATACTGTATGATTGGAGATATATGAGCAGCTGAGGCCCTTGCAGGACATTTTAGGACAGAAGTGAAAGGTCCCTGTTCCAAGGGAGCAAGTCAGAAAAAAGTCATGCAGATGAAGGACAAAGACGAGCGAATGAGAAACATCTGGCGAGTTCATGTAGGGACATCACCCACAGAACAGGCATAAAATGGATGTTGATTTGTGAGTGGGGGCTCTTCTCCTTTGCATGTGGGGAACCCCTGTTCCAAATGGGAACCTTCTATTCTAATCATCTGCATTTTATGTCCATTCAGAATTTCTGACTTCCACACTGTTTAGAGACTGATAATAAATAGACTTTGCATTATTGTTCAGACTGTTGCAGGTAGGGAAACCCAAGTATTGTTCGTGAATTTTCCACCGCTAACCCTTGCgaatgtgaaggggttactgTACAGTTGGGTAAAGTGATCGCTAACCTGCTAAAACACGATATATAAATTTTTCTATGAGCTGCTCTTTATACTGGCTGTGGCTAGATGACTAAGCACTCTCTCACGCTTGCTGCTCACAGCCAATAAGAGCCCTCAAAGCTGGACCGTTTGATTTGCTCACCCTGGTTGCCCATGACCTCGTTCATGCCGCTGCTGACCACAGTCTGAATGAAGGTGAAGTAGCTCCTCCTCAGCATCTGCTTTTCCAGAGCTGCCGTCTGGTCATTATCCTCAGCCGGCCGGGCCAGCACCTCGAAGATGGCCTGCACCAGCGGCATGAAGGCCTGCTGGAGGAACGGTGACACCTGGGCCTGTGGGGAAGGAGCAGGGGCCGTTGCTGATGCAGCTGAGGAGGGCAGCCATAAAGTCACCCGCTCCTCCTCAGTAATGCTGCCATTTGCAGTGCTCCTGTAAGGCCTTGAACATCCTGAGCTCATGCCCACATGGATGTGGCTCAGTCATAATTTACACTGCACCAGACCCAGACCTTCATTAGGGAAGCAACAAGAACCTAGACAGCAGCTTCAGTATATGTGTGGTTTTGTAAACTTAGTGGGGGTTTTCTTGAAAATGCCAGTAACCTAAAATAAATCCATTTTCACCTGTTTCTAAACACTTAAAACCTGTCCACTTTAAACCGTAACTGGCCATATAGACCTTTGATGACCACATGGTGGTGACACTTCGCAGGATTCACCTTGAACTTGGCAGTGATCTGGTTGATTAGGGGGATGAACTCTTGCAGGTCCTTGGCCTCGCAGTCCTTGAGCATATGCTCTGAGGCAGAGGGGATGAAGGGCAGCACCTCTTCCTCTAGGCATATAATCATGCGGTGCAAAAAGGTGCGCACGCCACTCCGCAGCGCCTCCTTCTGGACGGGGCAGCTCAGCGCAGGCAGGAAGGTCTGCAGGCAGTCACGGTAGACCTCAGAGCAGCCGCATTGCTTCACCGTCTGCTTGTTGCTGAAGGCCTTGCTGGTGCGGCTGTGTGGGCAGACAGGAAATCGGAGGTCAGGCATCGTCTCACCGCAGCATGGCGCCATGTCCCTGCCAGCAGCATGCAAACCTCAACTCCACTACAGACAATGTCCTCAGCAGCATACCAAGGCTTCTAAAGACTCACGGTGAGCATGCAAGCCCCATGACAGGCCATCAAGACCTCCAGCCAAACCAGAGCAGCACAAACTACCAACTCAGTTTGCCGGTCTCCATTGTCACCACAGGTAAAACAACCAACCAAGCAGCCTCGACAAACACCATATATCACCCAAAACAAAGGGTTCAGCTAAGCAATCCTTTGGACATGAGGTGCCGCCGTGGCCGGTACTACCTGGCGAAGCCCACGGCATGGTTCAGGCAGTCGGCCAGGCCGGCCTGTCGCTCCTCGTCCTGCTCCAGCAGCAGCTTCCCCAGCAGCAGCTTGAAGGCACCCAGAAGAGGCTCCAGAAGGTTCTTCATGAGAACCTGTTTCCTCTCCACGGGGTACTCGCTGTTCACAATGAGCACGCCGGCCGTCTCGTAAATGAAGAGCTGGTCATCGCTGGTAAGCAGGGCTGGATAGCCATTCTCCTGAGGTGAGGGCAGAAGGGCTTAGACAGTTACAAACCTACGTAGACGGACACACCGACAGTGAAGCACTTCTCTGCAAACAACCGAACAAAGTTACTAGAATGTCATATTCAGTGAAAGCACATCACAGAAACTATATACATGGTCTTTcatacaatttagccactgagAATACTGCGGATTGCAAGGACTTGATGACCTTCTCAGCCATATTGCTGTGAAGGTCAGCTCTTATTGTTTTGACTTACGGGGGGCGAAAGTTCCAGCAGGTCCTGTATCCGACTGAGGATGTCTTCGATGAAAGCACTCATGTGCTTACTACATGGAGGAGCCAGAAGAAGAGGAAATCATTCAGAGTACCATTTGCAGAAGAGGAGGCTTGCTTTATCAATGTGATCTCTCGTATTATTAACATCACAAGGCTGCACTTACTGCAAGGTCTTGACGTATCTCGAGAAGAGGTAGGCCACCCTGCTCCTCACTTTTGGGCTGCTGTGCCTTAGGCCACGATGGTCCAAGAATGCCATctagaggaggaggaaaaaaatagCTTCATGCTACTTTCACCACGTCAATGTGCTTTAAAATATACGGAGCCCTTAAATACCATCACACAGTATTCAGCAACATTACGAGAGGGTAGAGCTACGAGCTACACACTCCAGAGTGGCCGGTTAGGACAACACCCACCAGGACATTTGGAATGTGTTGAGGCTCCACGATGAAGAACTTGTCATAGCGGACAACAGTCTCAAAGAACTCCAGAGTTACAGAAGTGTGCTGGTACTCACTGACTCCGCAAGTGACCAGCTGAGTAAGACAGAGTAGGGACATGTCAAAGTTAACACCCAGCCTTACCATTACAGCCAAAGCACTCATCAAGCA
This window of the Paramormyrops kingsleyae isolate MSU_618 chromosome 1, PKINGS_0.4, whole genome shotgun sequence genome carries:
- the xpot gene encoding exportin-T isoform X3; protein product: MVPGQRLRLRCQRCVVVMETRRNTLIKDRMREQCIPSLVESWYQILHTYQQSHSELTCQCLEVVGAYVSWIDLSLIANDRFVSLLLSHMSVEVLREEACDCLFEIVNKGMDPIDKTKLVESLCQVLQTAGFFNVEQEEDVDFLAKFSKLVNGMGQALITSWTKLVKAGDVKNAQEALHALEAKVALMLQLLVHEDDDISTNVVGFCYDYLHILKQLPVLSDQQKSNVEAVMLAVMKKLTYDDEYNFENEGEDEAMFVEYRKQLKLLLDRLAQVSPELLLEAVRRVFNTTMQSWQTAPFMEVEVAIRLLYMLGEALPASQGAHFSGDSTKASALQDMMRTLVTCGVSEYQHTSVTLEFFETVVRYDKFFIVEPQHIPNVLMAFLDHRGLRHSSPKVRSRVAYLFSRYVKTLHKHMSAFIEDILSRIQDLLELSPPENGYPALLTSDDQLFIYETAGVLIVNSEYPVERKQVLMKNLLEPLLGAFKLLLGKLLLEQDEERQAGLADCLNHAVGFASRTSKAFSNKQTVKQCGCSEVYRDCLQTFLPALSCPVQKEALRSGVRTFLHRMIICLEEEVLPFIPSASEHMLKDCEAKDLQEFIPLINQITAKFKAQVSPFLQQAFMPLVQAIFEVLARPAEDNDQTAALEKQMLRRSYFTFIQTVVSSGMNEVMGNQELENIERVLFTIIQGAVDIPDPIAQKTCFIILSKLVELWGGKDGLVGFPDFIYKHIVPACFLAPLKPTFDLSDAQTMLTLSECALTLKMIHLKRGPEFIQYLQQEYLPSLQVTPDIIQELCQVLQQPDSKVFKNYIKAFFQRAKL